A region of Streptomyces sp. NBC_01267 DNA encodes the following proteins:
- a CDS encoding ATP-binding protein — MITEAPREYVLDLEATPARVPQVRRIVAAHLRHWQLEELIQPVSLGVCELLTNVHRHAGEDKHCTLELRWTGRNLTAAVLDASPQLPQLRCASPLVTLGTGLPMVATLSDSWGTHATEDGKVVWFTVRTEAAVGHPCGPRTPTPAVSAAALQSLTADSPELPQRRVEDVRFAELVDTTS; from the coding sequence GTGATCACTGAAGCACCTCGCGAGTACGTACTGGACCTGGAAGCAACACCCGCCCGGGTGCCGCAGGTCCGGCGTATCGTCGCAGCGCATCTTCGCCACTGGCAGCTCGAAGAGCTGATCCAGCCGGTCAGTCTGGGCGTGTGTGAACTGCTCACCAACGTCCATCGGCACGCGGGTGAGGACAAGCACTGCACCCTGGAACTGCGCTGGACCGGCCGGAACCTGACCGCTGCCGTGCTGGACGCCAGCCCGCAGCTGCCGCAGCTGCGCTGCGCCAGCCCGCTGGTCACACTCGGCACGGGGCTGCCGATGGTCGCCACCCTCAGCGACAGCTGGGGCACGCACGCCACCGAGGACGGCAAGGTCGTGTGGTTCACGGTCCGTACCGAAGCGGCCGTCGGGCATCCCTGTGGCCCCCGTACGCCCACCCCGGCCGTCTCCGCGGCGGCGCTCCAGAGTCTGACGGCCGACAGCCCCGAGCTGCCGCAACGGCGGGTCGAGGACGTGCGGTTCGCGGAGCTCGTGGACACCACCTCCTAG
- a CDS encoding SRPBCC family protein: protein MTGFRIERFSALSPDEAWHRLTRWELHAAHVPLTRIRVVTPGPAGTGTGFVARTGLGRVGFDDPMEVVRWEPPVPGRAGVCRLEKRGRVVLGRAEIEVIPTDTGCRVVWREELRIAGLPRMFDGLTAWSGRLLFGRAVAGLLREQDAAEG, encoded by the coding sequence GTGACCGGCTTCCGCATCGAACGGTTCAGTGCGCTGTCCCCGGACGAGGCCTGGCACAGGCTCACCCGGTGGGAGCTGCACGCGGCACATGTACCGCTGACCAGGATCAGAGTCGTCACCCCGGGTCCGGCCGGAACCGGGACCGGATTCGTGGCGCGTACCGGACTGGGCCGGGTCGGGTTCGACGATCCGATGGAGGTGGTGCGCTGGGAGCCGCCGGTCCCCGGCCGCGCGGGGGTCTGCCGTCTGGAGAAGCGCGGCAGGGTCGTGCTGGGCCGGGCCGAGATCGAGGTGATTCCCACGGATACCGGGTGCCGGGTCGTGTGGCGCGAGGAACTCCGTATCGCCGGGCTGCCGAGGATGTTCGACGGGCTCACCGCGTGGTCGGGCCGGTTGCTCTTCGGCCGTGCGGTGGCCGGGCTGCTCCGCGAACAGGACGCCGCCGAGGGGTGA
- a CDS encoding PRC and DUF2382 domain-containing protein, protein MAADFRSPDELTGLMVYDITGDKIGGVEQVYLDDQSGRPEWATVKTGLFGTKETFIPLEGARREENALHIPHAKELVKGAPRLDAEQHLDLAQEQELYEHYGLTHPGVAGGVAGVSNKRATSPMHGEAADTAGTRGTAKATEGTDTRAAKPAQSAGGMYGGLNSPTSTTTGARGGQSSAAAMSARAGADADMEKAGANEELIRSEEQLRVATEEHVSGRARLRKVVVTENVTTTVPVSHEEVHVVREPIKESDRTAAERARIGEAESEVILHAERPVIRKEAVAVERVRMETEKVTEQKEVSAEVRKEQIQYDDGQGTQEHGDMKGTGH, encoded by the coding sequence ATGGCAGCCGACTTCCGCAGCCCCGATGAACTGACCGGCCTGATGGTCTACGACATCACCGGGGACAAGATCGGCGGCGTCGAGCAGGTCTACCTCGACGACCAGAGCGGTCGTCCCGAGTGGGCGACCGTGAAGACCGGCCTGTTCGGCACCAAGGAAACCTTCATCCCCCTCGAAGGTGCCCGGCGTGAGGAGAACGCCCTGCACATCCCCCACGCGAAGGAACTCGTCAAGGGCGCCCCGCGCCTGGACGCCGAGCAGCACCTCGATCTCGCCCAGGAGCAGGAGCTGTACGAGCACTACGGGCTCACCCATCCGGGAGTGGCCGGCGGCGTCGCGGGCGTGAGCAACAAGCGGGCCACCAGCCCCATGCACGGGGAGGCCGCGGACACCGCGGGCACTCGCGGGACGGCGAAGGCCACCGAGGGCACGGACACCCGTGCGGCGAAGCCGGCCCAGAGCGCCGGCGGCATGTACGGCGGGCTCAACTCCCCCACCAGCACCACCACCGGCGCGCGAGGCGGCCAGAGCAGCGCAGCCGCGATGAGCGCGCGCGCGGGCGCGGACGCCGACATGGAGAAGGCCGGCGCCAACGAGGAGCTCATCCGCTCCGAGGAACAGCTGCGGGTCGCCACCGAAGAGCATGTGTCGGGGCGGGCGCGGCTGCGCAAGGTGGTGGTCACGGAGAACGTGACGACCACCGTCCCGGTCAGCCACGAAGAGGTCCATGTGGTGCGTGAACCGATCAAGGAAAGCGACCGCACCGCCGCCGAACGGGCTCGCATCGGTGAGGCCGAATCCGAAGTGATCCTGCACGCGGAACGGCCGGTCATCCGCAAGGAGGCCGTGGCCGTCGAACGGGTCCGGATGGAGACGGAGAAGGTCACGGAGCAGAAGGAAGTCTCCGCGGAGGTCCGCAAGGAGCAGATCCAGTACGACGACGGTCAGGGCACGCAGGAACACGGCGACATGAAGGGCACCGGCCACTGA
- a CDS encoding DUF1275 family protein, translated as MQKSGTGRRSDAVVLPLLAAASGAVDALAFIALGHVFAGVMTGNLILMAIGFGSGSPGDAAFPLAALAGFSLAVRGGGWFCRSEGRRGRRIEGAPGPSPASRPGPGLSPASRPGPGLGPGTGAARSGWTLRVYACLAVEVVLLASVGVVWAAVGGHPDGAGRGALIAVLSVAMGLQTAAMLAAGPAGAPTTYFTGTLSSLLTHPAGGGRAGARLAALVAGAVCAAALRTWAPAWAALPPPLLAVAALSLALPVRPNERLL; from the coding sequence TTGCAGAAGTCAGGTACCGGCCGGCGGTCGGACGCCGTGGTGCTGCCCCTTCTCGCGGCGGCGTCGGGAGCCGTGGACGCACTGGCCTTCATCGCTCTGGGGCATGTCTTCGCAGGAGTGATGACCGGAAATCTGATCCTGATGGCGATCGGTTTCGGCAGTGGTTCTCCGGGGGACGCGGCCTTTCCGCTGGCCGCGCTGGCGGGCTTCTCACTGGCCGTGAGGGGCGGCGGCTGGTTCTGCCGGAGCGAAGGCCGCCGGGGCCGCCGGATCGAGGGCGCCCCCGGCCCGAGCCCTGCCTCACGTCCTGGGCCCGGCCTGAGCCCTGCCTCTCGTCCCGGCCCCGGCCTCGGCCCCGGCACGGGAGCAGCGCGAAGCGGCTGGACGCTCAGGGTGTATGCCTGCCTCGCCGTCGAAGTCGTCCTGCTCGCCTCCGTGGGCGTTGTCTGGGCGGCTGTCGGCGGACACCCGGACGGTGCCGGACGTGGTGCGCTGATCGCCGTACTGTCCGTGGCGATGGGCCTCCAGACCGCCGCGATGCTCGCCGCAGGTCCGGCGGGGGCTCCGACCACGTACTTCACCGGCACGCTCAGCTCCCTTCTGACGCATCCGGCGGGCGGCGGCCGGGCCGGGGCCCGGCTCGCCGCTCTGGTGGCCGGCGCGGTGTGCGCAGCAGCGCTCCGTACCTGGGCCCCGGCCTGGGCGGCGCTGCCGCCACCCCTGCTGGCTGTGGCGGCGCTGTCGCTCGCACTGCCGGTCCGCCCGAACGAACGGCTGCTGTGA
- a CDS encoding DUF6629 family protein, with protein sequence MCWSPTADVVAGSCIAAVGVACLTQVRRIRDLPLAALPLLLGIHQIIEAAVWNSGGGAGPATTAWAVIALPLLAMWVPAGVLLAAPPPARRRLLVPAAAGLATGITLAFCVAVRPVTAEVRGHTLGYVVDLPLPWLIVVGYLLATVGSLLLAGDPLLRLFGAVVAAGAAVCFLLWKLEFVSTWCAFAAVSAVIVLGWVRRGPRNPAAGGLRTR encoded by the coding sequence ATGTGCTGGAGTCCGACGGCCGATGTGGTGGCGGGCTCCTGTATCGCCGCGGTCGGAGTGGCCTGTCTGACACAGGTGCGCCGGATCCGGGATCTGCCACTGGCGGCCCTGCCGTTGCTGTTGGGGATCCACCAGATCATCGAGGCGGCCGTCTGGAACTCCGGTGGTGGCGCGGGCCCGGCCACCACGGCCTGGGCGGTCATCGCGCTGCCACTGCTCGCGATGTGGGTGCCGGCGGGCGTACTGCTCGCCGCACCGCCACCCGCGCGGCGCCGTCTCCTGGTGCCCGCCGCGGCCGGGCTCGCCACCGGCATCACCCTCGCGTTCTGCGTCGCGGTCCGGCCCGTCACGGCCGAGGTCCGTGGCCACACCCTCGGATACGTCGTCGATCTGCCGCTTCCGTGGCTGATCGTCGTCGGCTACCTGCTGGCCACCGTCGGATCTCTGCTGCTCGCGGGTGATCCGCTGCTGCGGTTGTTCGGCGCTGTCGTCGCGGCCGGGGCAGCGGTCTGTTTCCTGCTCTGGAAGCTGGAATTCGTCTCCACCTGGTGTGCCTTCGCCGCGGTGTCCGCCGTGATCGTGCTCGGCTGGGTCCGGCGCGGCCCCCGGAACCCCGCAGCCGGTGGGCTCCGTACCCGCTGA
- a CDS encoding antitoxin: MSMLDKLKQMMKGHEDQAGKGVDKAGDAVDKKTDGKYTSQVDKAQDQVKNQFGAKGDQSDPPKT, encoded by the coding sequence ATGTCCATGTTGGACAAGCTCAAGCAGATGATGAAGGGCCATGAGGACCAGGCAGGGAAGGGGGTCGACAAGGCGGGAGACGCCGTCGACAAGAAGACCGACGGCAAGTACACCAGTCAGGTCGACAAGGCCCAGGACCAGGTCAAGAACCAGTTCGGCGCCAAGGGTGACCAGAGCGATCCGCCGAAGACCTGA
- a CDS encoding MgtC/SapB family protein gives MQAVALPLFDPGAGQGARQFAELGLALLLSTLIGAERATRQKSAGLRTHTLVGVGSALFMEVSQHGFNAVLALNNVSFDPSRVAAQVVSGIGFIGGGLIFVRRDAVRGLTTAATVWLTCAIGMACGGGLALLAVGATVVHFLVAQGYPWLTRRIPSIATSEQTRLHLAYTIGTSVLTRILERATAQGFQVVQVRVDRSDEKAPQDTELRHDEAGTAFVHMDVEGTGSVHQLVAELSEFEGVLSVSSVKGELAE, from the coding sequence TTGCAAGCCGTAGCCCTGCCCCTGTTCGATCCCGGCGCAGGTCAGGGAGCTCGTCAGTTCGCCGAACTGGGCCTGGCTCTCCTGCTGTCGACGCTCATCGGCGCCGAACGAGCCACCAGACAGAAGAGCGCGGGACTGCGTACCCACACCCTGGTCGGAGTGGGAAGCGCCCTGTTCATGGAGGTGTCGCAGCACGGCTTCAACGCGGTTCTCGCCCTGAACAACGTCTCCTTCGACCCGTCACGGGTCGCGGCCCAGGTGGTCTCCGGGATCGGCTTCATCGGCGGCGGCCTCATCTTCGTACGCCGGGACGCCGTACGGGGGCTGACCACGGCTGCCACGGTCTGGCTCACCTGCGCCATCGGGATGGCCTGCGGCGGGGGGCTCGCCCTGCTGGCTGTCGGCGCGACCGTGGTCCACTTCCTCGTCGCCCAGGGCTACCCGTGGCTGACCCGGCGCATCCCCTCCATCGCGACCTCGGAGCAGACCCGGCTGCATCTGGCGTACACGATCGGCACCAGCGTGCTGACCCGAATCCTGGAACGCGCAACTGCCCAGGGATTCCAGGTCGTTCAGGTACGCGTGGACCGCAGCGACGAAAAAGCACCGCAGGACACGGAACTGCGGCACGACGAGGCCGGGACCGCGTTCGTGCACATGGACGTCGAGGGGACCGGCAGTGTGCACCAGCTGGTGGCGGAGCTGTCCGAGTTCGAAGGGGTGCTGAGCGTCTCGTCCGTCAAGGGCGAACTCGCCGAGTGA
- a CDS encoding glycoside hydrolase family 19 protein, whose product MSRRITALLTALVAAIGFAVFLPMTSASAATCATAWNSSSVYTGGLVASYNGHNWSAKWWTQNETPGTSDVWSDQGACGDGGTEPPTNSGFVVSEDQFNQMFPNRNSFYTYSGLTAALSSYPAFANTGSDTVKKQEAAAFLANVSHETGGLVYVVEQNTDNYPHYCDTSQPYGCPAGQAAYYGRGPIQLSWNFNYKAAGDALGIDLLDNPGLVQTDASVAWQTGLWYWNTQTGPGTMTPHNAMVNGAGYGETIRSINGSIECNGGNPAQVQSRIDAYQRFVGILGTTAGSNLSC is encoded by the coding sequence GTGTCACGACGCATCACGGCTCTGCTCACCGCCCTGGTGGCGGCCATCGGATTCGCGGTCTTCCTGCCGATGACATCGGCATCGGCAGCGACGTGTGCCACGGCGTGGAATTCCTCGTCCGTGTACACCGGCGGACTGGTCGCCTCGTACAACGGCCACAACTGGTCGGCGAAATGGTGGACCCAGAACGAGACCCCGGGCACCTCCGACGTCTGGTCGGACCAGGGTGCCTGCGGTGACGGCGGTACCGAGCCGCCCACGAACTCCGGCTTCGTCGTCAGCGAGGACCAGTTCAACCAGATGTTCCCGAACCGGAATTCCTTCTACACCTACAGCGGACTGACCGCCGCCCTCAGCTCCTACCCGGCCTTCGCGAACACCGGCAGCGACACGGTCAAGAAGCAGGAAGCGGCTGCCTTCCTCGCCAATGTCAGCCACGAGACCGGCGGCCTCGTCTACGTCGTCGAGCAGAACACCGACAACTACCCCCACTACTGCGACACTTCGCAGCCCTACGGCTGCCCGGCGGGCCAGGCGGCCTACTACGGGCGCGGACCGATCCAGCTCAGCTGGAACTTCAACTACAAGGCGGCGGGCGACGCTCTGGGGATCGACCTGCTGGACAATCCCGGCCTGGTGCAGACCGACGCGTCCGTGGCCTGGCAGACCGGCCTCTGGTACTGGAACACCCAGACCGGCCCCGGCACGATGACCCCGCACAACGCGATGGTCAACGGCGCCGGATACGGTGAGACCATCCGCAGCATCAACGGCAGCATCGAGTGCAATGGCGGCAACCCGGCCCAGGTGCAGAGCCGGATCGACGCCTACCAGCGGTTCGTCGGGATTCTGGGCACCACCGCGGGATCCAACCTGAGCTGCTGA
- a CDS encoding flavin reductase family protein gives MTVFAERSAQSAGSPAPDEILRRTLRRHAAGVTVITVPGPAGFTATSFTSVSLEPALVSFCLGLSASTSAAVRSAERFAVHVLGPQNTTLARQFARSGIDRFTGADWTAEPDGLPLLDAVPAWLTARVTLRERIGDHLFVVGEVETGGSRSEEAGLVHHEGAFAAPDPLEAHRG, from the coding sequence ATGACCGTCTTCGCTGAACGATCCGCACAGTCCGCCGGGAGCCCGGCCCCCGACGAGATACTCCGCCGCACCCTCCGGAGGCACGCGGCGGGAGTCACGGTGATCACGGTGCCGGGCCCGGCCGGTTTCACCGCGACCTCCTTCACCTCGGTCTCGCTGGAACCGGCCCTGGTCTCCTTCTGCCTGGGCCTCTCGGCATCCACCAGCGCCGCTGTACGGAGTGCCGAGCGCTTCGCCGTCCATGTCCTCGGCCCGCAGAACACCACGCTGGCGCGGCAGTTCGCCCGCAGCGGCATCGACCGTTTCACCGGCGCCGACTGGACGGCGGAGCCTGACGGGCTGCCGCTGCTCGATGCCGTTCCGGCCTGGCTCACCGCACGGGTGACGCTGCGGGAGCGCATCGGTGACCATCTCTTCGTCGTGGGAGAGGTCGAGACCGGCGGCAGCCGCAGCGAGGAGGCGGGGCTGGTCCACCACGAGGGTGCCTTCGCCGCTCCGGATCCACTGGAGGCGCACCGCGGGTAG
- a CDS encoding DEAD/DEAH box helicase, which produces MDRTARTNDRYSRTRTGGGSGRGGFRSQAPSRSGGSGRSGAPNRSGGRGRRPAAQQGEFALPVTLTPALPPAASFADMEMPSELLKTLAGLGMTEPFPIQSATLPNSLAGRDVLGRGRTGSGKTLAFGLGMLARTAGQRAQPRQPLALVLVPTRELAQQVTDALTPYARSLRLRLATVVGGMSIGRQASALRGGAEIVVATPGRLKDLIERGDCRLDRVGITVLDEADQMADMGFMPQVTELLDQVRPEGQRMLFSATLDRNVDLLVRRYLHDPVVHSVDPSAGAVTTMEHHVLHIHGTDKYATTTEIAARDGRVLMFLDTKHAVDQLTKHLLNSGVRAAALHGGKSQPQRTRTLAQFKTGHVTVLVATNVAARGIHIDNLDLVVNVDPPSDHKDYLHRGGRTARAGESGSVVTLVLPNQRREMSRLMADAGITPHIAQVRSGEAELSRITGAQAPSGVPVTISSPVAERAKGSSSSARGRRSRPAQARRSSGSPRGRSGNPPQPFKNAA; this is translated from the coding sequence ATGGACCGCACAGCGCGCACGAACGACCGTTATTCCCGTACCCGCACCGGTGGTGGCTCCGGCCGGGGCGGCTTCCGCTCCCAGGCCCCGAGCCGCTCGGGGGGGTCCGGCCGGTCCGGTGCACCCAACCGTTCCGGTGGCCGGGGCCGCCGGCCCGCCGCTCAGCAGGGCGAGTTCGCCCTGCCTGTCACCCTCACCCCGGCCCTGCCGCCGGCCGCGTCGTTCGCCGACATGGAGATGCCGTCCGAGCTGCTGAAGACGCTCGCCGGTCTGGGGATGACCGAACCGTTCCCCATCCAGTCCGCCACGCTGCCGAACTCGCTGGCCGGCCGGGACGTCCTGGGCCGCGGGCGCACCGGATCGGGCAAGACCCTCGCCTTCGGCCTGGGCATGCTCGCCCGTACCGCCGGACAGCGGGCCCAGCCCCGCCAGCCGCTGGCCCTGGTCCTGGTCCCCACCCGTGAGCTGGCCCAGCAGGTCACCGACGCTCTGACGCCCTACGCCCGTTCGCTGAGGCTGCGCCTCGCCACCGTGGTGGGCGGTATGTCGATCGGCAGGCAGGCGAGCGCCCTGCGCGGTGGGGCCGAGATCGTCGTCGCGACCCCCGGCCGGCTCAAGGACCTCATCGAGCGTGGGGACTGCCGCCTCGACCGGGTCGGCATCACCGTGCTGGACGAGGCCGACCAGATGGCCGACATGGGCTTCATGCCGCAGGTCACCGAACTGCTCGACCAGGTACGTCCCGAAGGCCAGCGGATGCTGTTCTCGGCCACCCTGGACCGCAACGTCGACCTTCTGGTCCGCCGCTACCTGCACGACCCGGTGGTGCACTCGGTCGACCCGTCGGCCGGCGCGGTGACCACGATGGAGCACCATGTGCTGCACATCCACGGCACCGACAAGTACGCGACCACCACCGAGATCGCTGCCCGGGACGGCCGGGTGCTGATGTTCCTCGACACCAAGCACGCCGTGGACCAGCTCACCAAGCACCTCCTGAACAGCGGCGTACGGGCCGCGGCGCTGCACGGCGGCAAGTCCCAGCCGCAGCGCACCCGTACCCTCGCCCAGTTCAAGACCGGCCATGTCACCGTGCTGGTGGCCACCAACGTCGCGGCCCGCGGCATCCACATCGACAATCTGGACCTGGTCGTCAACGTCGACCCGCCCAGCGACCACAAGGACTACCTGCACCGTGGCGGGCGTACCGCCCGTGCCGGGGAGTCCGGCAGTGTCGTCACTCTGGTGCTGCCCAACCAGCGCCGTGAGATGAGCCGTCTGATGGCGGACGCCGGGATCACCCCGCACATCGCGCAGGTGCGGTCCGGGGAGGCCGAGCTGAGCCGTATCACCGGCGCACAGGCTCCCTCGGGTGTGCCTGTCACCATCTCCTCGCCGGTCGCGGAACGCGCGAAGGGCAGCTCGTCGTCGGCCCGCGGACGGCGCAGCCGACCCGCTCAGGCCCGGCGCTCGTCCGGCTCGCCCCGTGGTCGCTCGGGCAATCCGCCGCAGCCGTTCAAGAACGCCGCCTGA
- a CDS encoding cold-shock protein: MATGTVKWFNAEKGFGFIEQEGGGADVFAHYSNIAAQGFRELQEGQKVTFDVTQGQKGPQAENIVPA, translated from the coding sequence ATGGCTACTGGCACCGTTAAGTGGTTCAACGCGGAAAAGGGTTTCGGTTTCATCGAGCAGGAGGGTGGCGGCGCTGACGTCTTCGCCCACTACTCGAACATCGCCGCCCAGGGCTTCCGCGAGCTCCAGGAAGGCCAGAAGGTGACCTTCGACGTCACGCAGGGCCAGAAGGGCCCCCAGGCCGAGAACATCGTTCCCGCCTGA
- a CDS encoding ATP-dependent DNA ligase has translation MDLPVMPPVKPMLAKSVKKIPPGMQYEGKWDGFRAIVFRDGPEIELGSRTGKPLTRYFPELADALLRNLPPRCVLDGEIVIVRDGQLNFDALTERIHPAESRVKLLAERTPASFMAFDLLALGDESLMGTAQADRRRRLVTALSPAGAPVHVAPATTDAAVAEEWFRTFEGAGLDGVVAKPLDLPYRPNERLMYKIKHERTADVVVAGYRLHKSGPVVGSLLLGLYDADGILQHVGVCAAFSMKRREELVTELEPLRMDSADAHPWAAWAEESAHESARLPGAPSRWSGKKDLSWVPLRPERVLEVAYDHMENGVRFRHTTQWRRWRPDRAPESCTYTQLDEPAGYRLPDILTG, from the coding sequence ATGGATCTGCCGGTGATGCCGCCCGTCAAGCCGATGCTCGCCAAGTCCGTGAAGAAGATCCCACCCGGTATGCAGTACGAGGGGAAATGGGACGGCTTCCGGGCGATCGTCTTCCGGGACGGTCCGGAGATCGAGCTGGGCAGCCGCACGGGCAAACCGCTCACCAGGTACTTCCCCGAGCTGGCCGACGCGCTGCTGCGGAATCTTCCGCCGCGGTGCGTGCTGGACGGCGAGATCGTCATCGTCCGGGACGGGCAGCTGAACTTCGACGCCCTCACGGAACGGATCCACCCCGCGGAGTCCCGGGTGAAGCTCCTCGCAGAGCGGACCCCGGCCTCCTTCATGGCCTTCGACCTGCTGGCCCTGGGGGACGAGTCCCTGATGGGAACCGCCCAGGCCGACCGTCGGCGCCGGCTGGTGACGGCGCTCTCCCCGGCCGGGGCTCCGGTCCATGTCGCCCCGGCCACCACCGATGCCGCCGTGGCCGAGGAGTGGTTCCGCACCTTCGAGGGCGCCGGGCTCGACGGGGTGGTCGCCAAACCGCTGGATCTGCCGTACCGGCCGAACGAACGGCTGATGTACAAGATCAAGCACGAGCGCACGGCGGACGTCGTCGTGGCCGGATACCGCCTTCACAAGAGCGGCCCGGTCGTCGGTTCGCTGCTGCTCGGTCTGTACGACGCCGACGGCATTCTCCAGCACGTCGGTGTCTGCGCGGCCTTCTCGATGAAGCGCCGCGAGGAACTGGTCACCGAACTGGAGCCGTTGCGGATGGACTCCGCCGACGCCCACCCCTGGGCCGCCTGGGCCGAGGAGTCCGCACACGAGAGCGCCCGGCTGCCCGGGGCCCCGAGCCGCTGGAGCGGGAAGAAGGATCTCTCCTGGGTTCCGCTGCGCCCCGAGCGGGTGCTGGAGGTGGCCTACGACCACATGGAGAACGGGGTGCGGTTCCGGCACACCACCCAGTGGCGCCGGTGGCGGCCCGACCGGGCCCCGGAAAGCTGTACGTACACGCAGCTGGACGAGCCGGCCGGCTATCGCCTGCCGGACATCCTCACCGGGTGA
- the ligD gene encoding non-homologous end-joining DNA ligase encodes MGAAVELEAGERTVRLSSPDKIYFPERGYTKLDLARYYLTVGAGITRALRDRPTTLQRYPDGLSGESFYQKRAPKNLPDWIPTGTVTFPSGRTADEICPTEPAAVLWAAQFATFTFHPWPVRRQDPDHPDELRIDLDPQPGTDFTDAVRAAHELRSVLDEFGGLRGWPKTSGGRGLHLFVPIEPRWTFTEVRRAVIACGRELERRMPERVTTAWWKEERGERIFVDFNQTARDRTIASAYSVRPHPRAQVSAPLRWEEVDDVRPADFDIATLPERYAELGDVHADMDDHAFRLDALLELADKDEQDRGLGDLPYPPEYPKMPGEPKRVQPSRAKHHEE; translated from the coding sequence ATGGGTGCAGCAGTGGAGCTCGAAGCGGGGGAGCGGACCGTACGTCTGTCCAGCCCCGACAAGATCTACTTTCCTGAGCGGGGCTACACGAAGCTCGATCTCGCCCGCTACTACCTCACCGTCGGCGCGGGCATCACCCGCGCCCTGCGGGACCGCCCCACCACGCTCCAGCGCTACCCGGACGGGCTGTCCGGCGAATCGTTCTACCAGAAGCGCGCGCCGAAGAACCTTCCTGACTGGATCCCGACCGGCACGGTCACCTTCCCCAGCGGACGCACGGCGGACGAGATCTGCCCCACCGAACCGGCCGCCGTGCTGTGGGCCGCGCAGTTCGCGACCTTCACCTTCCACCCCTGGCCGGTGCGCAGGCAGGACCCGGACCATCCCGACGAACTCCGTATCGACCTCGACCCGCAACCGGGCACCGACTTCACCGACGCCGTGCGCGCGGCGCACGAGCTCCGGTCCGTGCTCGACGAATTCGGCGGACTGCGTGGCTGGCCCAAGACGTCCGGCGGGCGCGGGCTCCATCTGTTCGTGCCCATCGAGCCGCGGTGGACCTTCACCGAGGTGCGGCGGGCCGTCATCGCCTGCGGCCGGGAACTGGAGCGGCGCATGCCGGAGCGGGTGACCACGGCCTGGTGGAAGGAGGAACGGGGCGAGCGCATCTTCGTGGACTTCAACCAGACGGCCCGTGACCGCACGATCGCCTCCGCCTACTCGGTCCGCCCCCACCCCCGTGCGCAGGTCTCGGCCCCGCTGCGCTGGGAGGAGGTGGACGATGTGCGCCCCGCTGATTTCGACATCGCCACCCTGCCCGAGCGTTACGCCGAACTCGGCGATGTGCACGCGGACATGGACGACCACGCCTTCCGGCTGGACGCCCTGCTCGAACTCGCCGACAAGGACGAACAGGACCGGGGGCTCGGCGACCTGCCGTATCCGCCGGAGTACCCGAAGATGCCGGGCGAGCCCAAACGCGTCCAGCCCAGCCGCGCCAAGCACCACGAGGAGTAG